The Deltaproteobacteria bacterium HGW-Deltaproteobacteria-6 genome has a segment encoding these proteins:
- a CDS encoding phosphoribosylformylglycinamidine synthase yields MANKVKAIVLTGNGTNCEMEMAHACKLAGADKIDIVHISELLFGEKRLSDYNFLNLPGGFLDGDDLGSAKAGANRFLHAPIAGANEMLIEELLKFINAGGLILGVCNGFQLMVKLGLLPALGGNFTKQSTTLTHNDSGRFEDRWVYLKANAQSPCVFTRSIDKVYYPVRHGEGKFVPESDAVLEAIEKKNLVAFQYCDAKGSMTMDYPANPNGSVRAIAAVCNESGRLFGLMPHPEAFLHRTNHPRWTREDLPEEGQGLAIFKNAVQFIRGKAF; encoded by the coding sequence ATGGCCAACAAAGTAAAAGCGATCGTCCTTACCGGCAACGGCACCAACTGTGAAATGGAAATGGCGCATGCCTGCAAACTGGCGGGAGCCGACAAAATCGACATCGTGCATATCAGTGAACTGCTCTTCGGCGAAAAGCGTTTGTCGGATTACAACTTTTTGAACCTGCCGGGCGGATTCCTCGACGGCGACGACCTGGGGTCGGCCAAGGCCGGCGCCAACCGCTTTCTGCACGCGCCTATTGCCGGCGCAAACGAAATGCTGATCGAAGAACTGCTCAAATTCATCAACGCGGGCGGCCTGATTCTGGGCGTCTGCAATGGCTTCCAACTGATGGTAAAGCTGGGATTGCTGCCGGCGCTTGGCGGCAACTTTACAAAACAAAGCACAACGCTTACCCATAATGATTCGGGACGATTTGAAGACCGCTGGGTATATCTGAAAGCCAACGCGCAAAGCCCCTGCGTCTTCACACGCAGTATTGACAAGGTGTATTATCCCGTCCGGCACGGCGAAGGAAAATTTGTGCCGGAAAGCGACGCCGTTCTGGAAGCAATCGAAAAGAAAAATCTTGTCGCGTTTCAGTATTGCGACGCGAAGGGTTCCATGACGATGGATTACCCGGCGAATCCCAACGGCTCAGTCCGGGCCATTGCCGCCGTCTGCAATGAATCAGGCAGGCTTTTCGGTTTGATGCCGCATCCCGAAGCTTTTCTGCACCGCACCAACCATCCCCGCTGGACAAGAGAAGATCTGCCGGAAGAAGGCCAGGGCTTGGCCATCTTTAAAAACGCTGTTCAATTTATCAGGGGAAAAGCATTCTAA